A single Paenibacillus sp. FSL R5-0517 DNA region contains:
- a CDS encoding sensor histidine kinase yields the protein MKLIPSARSLIRKRTFHLRSLFLLVIATGILMIYISKTAPLIAVSDHALISAEHGVLDMSDRSDSILPNVTLDGEWEFYWRQLLEPIDFQAAAPPVPAFEQVPEPWISYQQDNDSFLPNEGYATYRLRILLPDERSSSSTLALYSKSIASAYRIWINGQLQGGNGTVGTDHFSESPKSYPKVIYFESHPGWNEIVIQVSNFSQRNSGIWQSMELGTAENISWLRILHIAAQSGIVGIFGVMALYYGLVYLNRRKEFSALLYSLLCLSVGVRTVVLGESTALYLLPDLPWEWAVKAEYISVALTALLLILFINREYPKESVSWVSKVGGLVLPVFILLFLLTPARVYTYVLTPFTWGVLFPSLIYTLYMYVRSAFRRRKGAVTSMIGFVFFMAFALNDMLFYTVHLPTEDMLSIGLLIFLLTQAYNLSSRFSRALRQKEQLSLQLQRTNQRLERTVEERTRSLRQSNAELQEANQKMAEFELFRVRLLSNISHELSTPITSIKGFAKALRDGIITTEAPKYVNRIYTRSLLLERMIHDLIELTKLETNQVQFQMQDLHLLSFVQDLFQKYEADVETQGIHYRLNLPVESNFGHMDSGGWIVKLDPIRIEQVLSNLISNALRFTPQSGTICVRLHLEETPLTETGWTACICVEDTGTGIPPEWQERIFERFEQASQQLGAEHRGSGLGLAICKEIMYYHNGEIGVTSEPGSGSQFCFRLPAWRGRLPEDDVH from the coding sequence ATGAAGCTTATCCCATCGGCTCGCAGTCTCATCCGCAAACGAACTTTTCATCTGAGAAGCCTGTTCCTGCTTGTGATTGCTACCGGAATTCTGATGATATATATATCAAAAACAGCCCCATTAATAGCAGTTTCAGACCACGCGCTAATCTCCGCAGAACACGGAGTCCTGGATATGTCTGATCGTTCTGACTCCATCTTGCCCAATGTGACTTTGGATGGCGAATGGGAGTTTTACTGGCGTCAACTGTTGGAACCGATTGATTTTCAAGCTGCTGCCCCACCTGTACCTGCCTTTGAACAAGTACCCGAGCCCTGGATATCGTACCAACAGGACAACGATTCATTTCTACCCAATGAAGGCTATGCAACCTACAGACTGCGAATTCTCCTTCCGGATGAGCGATCAAGCAGTTCAACACTCGCCCTTTATTCCAAGAGCATCGCCTCGGCTTACCGAATCTGGATTAATGGTCAACTGCAAGGTGGCAATGGTACTGTTGGCACGGATCATTTCTCCGAGAGTCCAAAAAGTTATCCCAAAGTCATCTATTTCGAATCGCATCCTGGATGGAACGAAATTGTCATTCAAGTGTCCAACTTCTCACAGCGAAATTCAGGCATCTGGCAGAGCATGGAGCTTGGAACAGCAGAGAATATCTCCTGGCTACGGATTCTTCATATCGCCGCACAGTCAGGTATTGTCGGGATTTTTGGTGTGATGGCACTATATTACGGACTGGTCTACCTAAACCGCAGAAAAGAATTTTCCGCTCTGCTGTACAGTCTGCTCTGTCTGTCTGTGGGTGTACGTACGGTGGTACTTGGTGAATCGACAGCGTTATATCTTCTGCCTGATCTTCCATGGGAGTGGGCGGTCAAAGCCGAATACATATCCGTCGCCCTGACGGCATTATTGCTCATTTTGTTTATTAACAGGGAATATCCCAAGGAATCTGTATCCTGGGTGTCGAAAGTCGGCGGACTTGTTCTGCCGGTTTTTATCCTGTTATTCCTGCTCACACCGGCTCGTGTATATACCTATGTTCTGACACCTTTTACATGGGGAGTTCTGTTTCCTTCACTGATCTATACACTCTATATGTATGTCCGATCTGCGTTCAGACGGAGAAAGGGTGCTGTCACCAGTATGATCGGTTTTGTGTTTTTCATGGCCTTTGCCCTGAATGATATGCTCTTCTACACGGTCCATTTACCCACGGAGGACATGCTCTCCATCGGGTTGCTTATTTTTCTGTTAACCCAGGCGTATAATCTGTCTTCCCGCTTCTCGCGAGCATTACGGCAAAAGGAACAACTGTCCCTACAGCTTCAACGAACGAACCAACGGCTGGAACGAACCGTGGAGGAGCGAACCCGTTCATTGCGGCAAAGCAATGCAGAGCTTCAGGAAGCTAACCAGAAGATGGCTGAATTCGAGTTGTTCCGTGTTCGGCTCCTGTCTAACATCTCTCATGAGCTGAGCACACCGATCACATCCATTAAGGGTTTCGCCAAAGCGTTGCGAGATGGCATTATTACGACCGAAGCACCTAAGTATGTGAACCGGATTTACACACGTTCCCTCCTACTCGAACGAATGATCCATGATCTGATTGAGCTTACGAAGCTGGAGACCAACCAGGTGCAGTTTCAGATGCAGGACCTTCATTTGCTCTCATTCGTGCAGGACTTGTTCCAAAAATATGAAGCAGACGTAGAGACGCAAGGTATCCATTACCGTCTGAATCTGCCTGTGGAATCAAACTTCGGGCACATGGACTCCGGTGGTTGGATCGTGAAACTGGATCCCATTCGAATCGAACAGGTGCTGTCCAATCTGATCTCGAATGCACTGCGATTCACGCCTCAGTCCGGCACGATCTGTGTGCGTCTTCATCTTGAGGAAACACCCCTAACAGAAACAGGATGGACCGCCTGCATCTGTGTTGAGGATACGGGCACGGGCATTCCGCCGGAGTGGCAGGAACGAATCTTTGAACGTTTTGAACAAGCCAGTCAGCAGCTTGGAGCTGAACACAGAGGTTCAGGGCTGGGGCTCGCCATCTGCAAAGAAATTATGTATTATCACAATGGAGAGATTGGGGTAACCAGTGAGCCAGGTTCAGGCAGTCAGTTCTGTTTTCGGTTACCCGCCTGGAGAGGAAGGTTGCCGGAAGATGACGTACACTGA